In Yarrowia lipolytica chromosome 1F, complete sequence, a genomic segment contains:
- a CDS encoding uncharacterized protein (Compare to YALI0F03630g, gnl|GLV|YALI0F03630g [Yarrowia lipolytica] similar to uniprot|P39529 Saccharomyces cerevisiae YJL206C YJU6 putative 86.7 kDa transcriptional regulatory protein), which yields MFYFPAVAANDRESRRSCDHCRHKKIKCGRTLPACLQCLTYNIQCTYGEGRKDFEALQSSTPAASAGTGDSALLSKLNRLEFLMEKIICEPDEDYSSVNTNSFRATLIEDKYGQGHLIGEPSVMAVSLQTQQFLPEEHSTGENGETPKTVIQGFFAGIKTSCPLEHIRPLLPAKEDAHRYVDQFFSTTCWPLMDKEELLVAMEELYDENTAHVSREKICAFLLVMGFGFDGISRLQGRTATWSTKIYNAAFSLLSNTTTLPSNRMCIAALLLMSFQFQSSGNFTQSYSLMGNATRMAQGIGLHLDVGDTPHRLEINRCLFWCVYQQDTYQSVAMGRPPCLDDSDCMTELPYQRVYSDSVVFFRCGIRLSRCLKKIYKNLYGVAGARKSAIQKRTFIAQMQQELDQVWFEVPSRYRPPTLAEKQNLDNLRSKGNINAGAELHSLYYNCLCMIYSEGVGFGSIPSANNAAGSPSSSSDVNSSSNYDKCLDAARKYLSLMGYLTSGISSMAESLSTLFLMIAYPMVPYFVIFMHLRAFPSESTAGSDMQLLETLDSFVKSLKDMSDGARRLYSLIHQCVVAARHYTSTVKEQVSADRFSQIMPITPYMSGYPMGVGGWEEGDAASDYLFKRDQMGTASFASTFGFNS from the exons ATGTTCTATTTCCCTGCTGTCGCAGCA AACGACCGTGAATCGCGCCGCTCGTGCGATCACTGTCGCCATAAAAAAATCAAGTGCGGACGCACGCTACCCGCGTGCTTACAGTGTCTCACCTACAACATCCAGTGCACATATGGCGAGGGCCGCAAGGACTTTGAGGCGTTACAGAGTAGCACTCCCGCTGCTTCCGCCGGAACGGGCGACTCGGCACTGCTCAGCAAACTCAACCGCCTCGAGTTTCTCATGGAGAAGATCATCTGCGAGCCCGACGAGGACTACTCATCTGTCAACACCAACTCGTTCCGCGCCACGCTCATCGAGGATAAGTACGGCCAGGGTCATCTCATTGGCGAGCCCTCGGTTATGGCTGTGTCGCTCCAGACGCAGCAGTTCTTGCCTGAGGAGCATAGCACCGGCGAAAACGGCGAGACACCTAAAACGGTGATCCAGGGCTTCTTTGCCGGCATCAAAACGTCGTGTCCACTGGAACACATCCGGCCACTGCTGCCAGCTAAGGAAGACGCTCATCGGTACGTGGACCAGTTCTTTTCGACCACGTGCTGGCCGTTgatggacaaggaggagctatTGGTGGCCATGGAAGAGCTGTACGACGAGAACACGGCGCACGTGTCACGCGAAAAGATTTGTGCGTTTTTGCTGGTCATGGGGTTTGGATTTGATGGTATCAGCAGGCTCCAGGGCCGTACCGCGACCTGGTCGACCAAGATTTACAACGCGGCCTTCTCGCTACTGAGTAACACGACCACCCTGCCTTCCAACCGCATGTGCATCGCCGCCCTGCTGCTCATGTCGTTTCAGTTCCAGTCCTCCGGCAATTTCACCCAGTCCTATTCTCTCATGGGCAATGCTACGCGGATGGCTCAGGGGATTGGGTTGCATCTAGACGTGGGCGACACACCGCATCGGCTCGAAATCAACCGGTGTCTATTCTGGTGCGTCTACCAGCAGGACACGTACCAGTCGGTCGCCATGGGCCGTCCGCCGTGTCTGGACGACTCGGACTGCATGACCGAGCTGCCGTACCAGCGTGTGTACTCGGATTCGGTCGTATTTTTCCGTTGCGGTATTCGGCTGAGCCGGTGCCTGAAAAAGATTTACAAGAATCTCTACGGCGTGGCTGGGGCCCGAAAAAGCGCGATTCAAAAGCGGACCTTCATTGCCCAGATgcagcaggagctggaccAGGTGTGGTTCGAAGTTCCATCCCGGTACCGGCCTCCCACGCTTGCTGAAAAGCAGAATCTGGACAACCTCCGATCCAAGGGCAATATCAACGCTGGAGCTGAGCTGCATTCGCTCTATTACAACTGTCTCTGCATGATTTACAGCGAAGGAGTTGGTTTCGGCAGCATTCCTAGCGCCAATAATGCTGCTGGCAGCccgtcgtcatcgtcggaCGTGAACTCGAGCTCCAACTACGACAAGTGTCTGGATGCGGCTCGAAAGTACCTGTCGCTGATGGGCTACCTGACTTCGGGCATCTCGTCCATGGCTGAGTCACTCAGTACATTATTCCTCATGATTGCGTACCCCATGGTTCCGTATTTTGTCATTTTCATGCATTTGCGGGCGTTTCCGTCTGAGTCGACGGCTGGCAGCGATatgcagcttctggagacgCTTGATTCCTTTGTCAAGAGTCTCAAGGACATGAGTGATGGCGCTCGGCGGCTGTACTCGCTCATCCACCAGTGCGTTGTTGCTGCTCGACACTACACTTCCACTGTCAAGGAGCAAGTGAGTGCAGATCGGTTCAGTCAGATTATGCCCATTACGCCATACATGAGCGGATATCCTATGGGTGTTGGGGGCTGGGAGGAAGGTGATGCTGCCAGTGACTATCTGTTCAAGCGGGATCAGATGGGAACTGCTAGTTTTGCGTCCACGTTTGGTTTTAATTCGTGA
- a CDS encoding uncharacterized protein (Compare to YALI0F03567g, similar to uniprot|P00424 Saccharomyces cerevisiae YNL052w COX5A mitochondrial cytochrome-c oxidase chain V.A precursor, similar to Saccharomyces cerevisiae YGL226W; ancestral locus Anc_3.542) translates to MMRAIWQGSRRFRTPHLSNAPRDTHSVRFCSIFTNLAMLAFKSLRPSAVSRLATSTRAAHVISTPTLINIEKRWEFMPAEEREDIVHQLTERQKVNWSDLTLAEKQAAWYISYGPWGPRKPVHNPGDQTKIFVGIGIGLAASVAIFGLCLALQPADNVALRTQSFEWQEKSNEILKEVGANPFTTYNQIQSPSKGPLPDEDEDDDE, encoded by the coding sequence ATGATGCGTGCCATCTGGCAGGGCAGCAGGCGCTTCCGGACGCCTCACCTGTCCAACGCTCCTCGTGACACGCACTCGGTGCGCTTCTGTTCGATCTTTACTAACCTAGCAATGCTCGCCTTCAAGTCTCTCCGACCCTCTGCTGTCTCCCGACTGGCAACCTCCACCCGAGCTGCCCACGTCATCTCCACCCCCACCCTCATCAACATTGAGAAGCGATGGGAGTTCATGCCCGCCGAGGAGCGTGAGGACATTGTCCACCAGCTGACCGAGCGACAAAAGGTCAACTGGAGCGACCTGACTCTCGCCGAGAAGCAGGCCGCATGGTACATTTCCTACGGCCCCTGGGGCCCCCGAAAGCCCGTCCACAACCCCGGTGACCAGACCAAGATCTTTGTCGGCATCGGCATCGGTCTCGCCGCCTCCGTCGCCATCTTTGGCCTCTGCCTCGCCTTGCAGCCCGCCGACAACGTTGCTCTGCGAACCCAGTCCTTCGAGTGGCAGGAGAAGTCCAACGAGATcctcaaggaggttggCGCCAACCCCTTCACCACCTACAACCAGATCCAGTCTCCCTCCAAGGGCCCTCTTCctgatgaggatgaggatgacgacgagtaA
- a CDS encoding uncharacterized protein (Compare to YALI0F03597g, similar to Saccharomyces cerevisiae URH1 (YDR400W); ancestral locus Anc_5.492, similar to CAGL0F02585g Candida glabrata and uniprot|Q04179 Saccharomyces cerevisiae YDR400w URH1 uridine ribohydrolase), giving the protein MIPIWLDCDPGHDDAVAILLAAKLPAFNLLGISTVFGNAPLEKTTVNAMAVLKAIGQDSEIKVYPGAERIQSRGGGGDGGSHDQSNQSHSPSSCSRGHYETAPSTFAPSIHGESGLDGTSLLPEITCTIEPHVDSTLVAMANAIRNNPGTCLVATGSLTNVSALFDRFPDVKNLVETVSIMGGGFGMGNWTPYAEFNIWCDAESASQVLGDPIVAAKVVLCPLNVTHTAIATEEVLSQIKSVGGNVSQMFFELMTFFKETYESEFGFKDGPPVHDPLSVAVLLNGIVTKERRVTVDVTVGGEQRGMLTEQVGGHLTVVEEVDLNKFWALVVTCLEACK; this is encoded by the coding sequence ATGATACCCATCTGGCTCGATTGCGATCCAGGCCACGATGATGCCGTCGCGATTCTTTTAGCGGCGAAATTACCCGCCTTCAACTTGCTCGGAATATCGACCGTTTTCGGAAACGCGCCGTTGGAAAAGACAACCGTCAACGCCATGGCCGTGCTGAAAGCAATCGGACAAGATTCGGAAATCAAAGTGTATCCGGGCGCCGAGAGAATTCAGTCACGGGGTGGTGGCGGCGATGGtgggtcacatgaccaatCCAACCAGTCGCACAGCCCTTCGTCGTGTTCCCGTGGCCATTACGAAACTGCTCCCTCCACATTTGCTCCTTCGATTCATGGTGAATCAGGTTTGGATGGAACGTCTCTGTTGCCGGAAATCACGTGCACAATCGAACCTCATGTTGATTCCACTCTCGTGGCCATGGCAAACGCCATCCGAAACAACCCCGGCACGTGTCTTGTTGCTACTGGTTCACTTACCAACGTTTCAGCGCTATTTGACCGCTTTCCAGATGTCAAAAATCTTGTGGAAACAGTTTCCATTATGGGAGGAGGATTTGGAATGGGCAATTGGACGCCCTATGCGGAATTCAACATCTGGTGCGACGCCGAGTCAGCTAGCCAGGTGCTCGGCGACCCGATCGTCGCTGCGAAGGTTGTGCTCTGTCCACTGAACGTGACTCACACGGCCATTGCAACCGAAGAGGTGCTTAGTCAGATCAAGAGTGTCGGCGGTAACGTGAGCCAGATGTTTTTCGAACTCATGACCTTTTTCAAGGAGACATACGAGTCCGAGTTTGGTTTCAAGGACGGTCCTCCTGTTCACGATCCTCTTTCTGTGGCTGTTTTACTCAACGGGATTGTTACGAAGGAGAGAAGAGTGACAGTGGATGTCACTGTGGGGGGAGAACAGAGAGGAATGTTGACGGAGCAAGTGGGGGGTCACTTGACGGtggttgaggaggtggatCTGAACAAGTTTTGGGCTTTAGTGGTGACTTGTTTGGAGGCATGCAAGTGA
- a CDS encoding uncharacterized protein (Compare to YALI0F03619g, some similarities with uniprot|Q7SG20 Neurospora crassa NCU02600.1 hypothetical protein), translated as MLDKWNTWKDYDSLPSWYTDEEQKLHELTADKVLGQYSRDQLERSWRWVLKELASFETEPIPQLNFDEIQRDAVGADHVARAKRAGCFIVRNVVSESESRELNHSLQTFLSEHSDAITGWPVEAPHIKQLYWTEAQVKLRAHPNHLLLQEWLNKLWEEPGQQMSTNSQQNTSTLATPLTYADALRSMPSKSTYPALGPHIDAGSLSRWLDDDYRHFYHDVFSGHPERLDLYRLKERSTCKQHVIPGPAHSSVLRTFQGWTCLTDVGENKGGIWFYPRVDLAVVYLLLRPFFEEIRSEEELVREATGSTDPTLNLTANSDGLPTPDTTPGTPEDDSSDAKYGATLKSRDAAEAARARYLSAANWKFTRPSYFPGTQSISSQCLGNKSHPHLELTKRLVSIPDLSAGDSVWWHCDGIHAVDPNHLSGDDPAVVVYIASVPSTQPNIEYVREQAETFRARKCPPDFGQTFEEAHEWNPEWLRGGERAMMLDE; from the coding sequence ATGCTCGACAAGTGGAACACCTGGAAGGACTACGACTCTCTGCCTTCGTGGTacaccgacgaggagcagaaACTGCACGAGTTGACCGCTGACAAGGTGCTGGGTCAgtactcacgtgaccagctGGAGCGGTCCTGGCGCTGGGTTTTGAAGGAGCTGGCGAGCTTTGAAACAGAGCCGATTCCGCAGCTCAACTTTGACGAGATCCAACGGGACGCCGTCGGGGCGGATCACGTGGCCCGGGCCAAGCGGGCGGGCTGTTTCATTGTGCGGAATGTGGTCAGTGAATcggagtcacgtgaactcAACCATTCGCTGCAGACGTTTCTCTCGGAGCATTCGGATGCCATCACCGGATGGCCAGTGGAGGCTCCTCACATTAAGCAGCTTTACTGGACTGAAGCTCAAGTAAAGTTGCGGGCTCATCCCAACCATTTACTTCTGCAGGAATGGCTCAATAAGCTTTGGGAAGAGCCTGGTCAACAAATGTCAACTAACTCTCAACAAAACACCTCCACTCTAGCGACCCCTCTAACTTACGCAGATGCGCTTCGATCCATGCCCAGTAAGTCTACGTATCCTGCTCTGGGACCCCACATTGACGCGGGCTCTCTTTCCCGGTGGTTGGATGACGATTATCGCCACTTTTACCACGACGTCTTTTCGGGTCATCCTGAACGTCTGGATCTCTACAGACTCAAGGAAAGAAGTACCTGCAAGCAGCACGTTATTCCTGGGCCCGCCCACTCGTCTGTTTTGCGCACATTTCAAGGCTGGACCTGTTTGACTGACGTGGGCGAAAATAAGGGCGGAATTTGGTTCTATCCAAGAGTGGATTTGGCAGTGGTGTATTTGCTTCTGCGACCGTTTTTCGAGGAGATTCGaagcgaggaggagctggtaCGAGAGGCAACCGGATCGACTGACCCGACTCTCAACCTGACTGCCAACTCCGACGGCCTCCCCACCCCAGACACCACCCCGGGCACTCCAGAGGACGACTCCAGTGACGCCAAGTACGGTGCGACACTGAAGTCACGGGACGCAGCCGAGGCTGCACGTGCCCGATATCTCTCTGCTGCCAACTGGAAGTTCACTCGTCCCTCCTATTTCCCCGGAACTCAGTCAATCTCCAGTCAATGTCTCGGAAACAAGAGTCACCCGCATCTTGAACTCACTAAACGGCTTGTGAGCATTCCCGATTTGTCTGCGGGCGATTCTGTGTGGTGGCATTGCGATGGTATTCATGCTGTGGATCCCAATCATTTGTCCGGCGACGATCCCGCCGTGGTCGTCTACATTGCCTCGGTACCTTCGACCCAGCCGAATATCGAGTACGTAAGGGAGCAAGCCGAGACCTTCCGGGCGCGAAAGTGTCCTCCGGACTTTGGTCAGACCTTTGAAGAGGCCCATGAGTGGAATCCCGAGTGGCTGAGAGGAGGTGAGCGGGCCATGATGTTGGATGAATAA
- a CDS encoding uncharacterized protein (Compare to YALI0F03575g, weakly similar to uniprot|Q9Y808 Schizosaccharomyces pombe Transcription regulatory protein GAL11), with product MSREVPNNSLGPQGMGMQQHNWQSEVSPDERKNLIIILVKAIKALGPTYAQERIVPLARQYENLIFMNSISKSDYMNQCKNKVKEISDTVMQHRGRQMAQGQQSHQQNPQMMNFDPQQMLKTQQQTQPPQQAPQQQSQSQQQHQKKDDFQWGDGGSFQNFFFSDSGQGQQQNAPQQQQGGNMGGNMNGLNLGGMNMNMNMGQQNQQQQQQQTPQQQQNTPQQPNQMMNMNMTMGMMPQGQNQNQGQGQGQGQGQSQGQNQGQGQNQGQNQGQNQGQSQSQNQQQNQNQSQGQGQGQQTQGQPPTQALINFLQAQGIAPTPQTVQMFQSMPREQQQQYIAMHRKQRAAQQQKQQAAAQQQRMMQGQATQGMGAQGMGAQGGMGAQPQGQQGQPQGQNQNQGQGQQGQQGQQGQQGQQGQQQGQPGQPGQGNMRMSAAQIQAAAQIQAATQAGQAAAMRIDVRNLPIPQQILDEIPVVPKGVNTWAQIHELLKNETIPKSAMSAIKSAHQTHTRWVQMRMRQRQAQQQQAAQQGGMGGMSQSQQGGVPQGQQVGQPQGGQGGMSGGHMQMKPQGQAQGVQQQRMMQQQNQGQGQGQQQQQQQQPQAHRQAQHIDLTGGTGGFVSPQIKTTPNMASQQLQSQQQPHVKTTPQLQQPAISPMMATAPPGGAATAAGVAAAQAATKNPTAANPAAATAGRPADGTIPTMPGTLPIREADRQRLQQIYEEASRIPVQLHNFNDQLSPEQKRHIQEHIQTVHTMYQRIDQLAPMFFFLSKNPTATQRLIQLKCMFKEQLEGLRQGNYLTTPQILEKTKYEINRYFTFVRDNLQQRRPGGQGQGAQQPGQPGQQPGIQPGVQSGQQVPQQLGQQPGVQGQPGQGPQGQPQPTGMPPQAGMNMNMQNMMMQKQQQQQQQQGGPQMMGMMPGQQGQQGPGPQGQMNPMMQRKMQQQQQQQQQQQQGNMPDQAGQIPQQGGVPQGQMPPQQTQMPQGGLPQGGMPQVPPGQQPNAQQQQFFMQQQQFRPGQQGPGGPQQGPGPQQGPQQGPQQGPGPQQGPQQGPAPQQGPGGPPQPGQPGNFMFNQMYMQGGAPGMSQGGPPGAMPQVGPGAMPQTVPGTNLPPGAALPLGAFPPGVTSTPPLSSTQPVAKVSPKDKRGGAKPAARGKKVSANSTPIPAAATTPSGGPGKASPSGVPTYSATGPNLAPDQLKMPATRKRKSSAGLDDKRSPMPPAKKEKLEEAKVRETSEIAAKKEQLQRENPLGFFISSLGEALDVPAEEIAAFGGVSFKVGGKNPSALVAGNPGVVAAAANGVNGTPGPAAGPAVAAATAAAAGFTPGTAAAAGAGAGSGLGLTPSSLLKTPMPFDKGTAASTGDLAGSTGGASSSSSIETAVAAVPWTGLVSAASLKSAFQALECFKVSEVQFLTPPEEHNKLPKSKEVKTENPKDDKVPVPKLNGAQLFSSGDNMWDFDSIANGVSQEDLDKEFWTFEM from the exons ATGTCGCGAGAGGTGCCCAACAACTCGCTCGGGCCTCAGGGCATGGGAATGCAGCAGCACAATTGGCAGAGCGAGGTGTCGCCGGACGAGAGGAAGAATCTGATTATTATTCT CGTCAAAGCTATCAAAGCTCTCGGACCCACTTATGCCCAGGAACGGATTGTTCCTCTGGCTCGACAGTATGAAAATCTCATTTTCATGAATTCCATCAGCAAG tcTGACTACATGAACCAATGCAAAAACAAAGTCAAAGAAATCTCCGACACGGTCATGCAGCACCGTGGCCGGCAAATGGCCCAAGGCCAACAATCCCACCAACAAAACCCCCAGATGATGAACTTTGACCCACAGCAAATGCTCAAGacccagcagcagacgcAGCCCCCACAGCAGGCGCCCCAACAACAGTCGCAGTCgcagcaacaacatcagaagaaggacgactTCCAGTGGGGCGACGGCGGCAGCTTCCAgaacttcttcttctcggacAGCggccagggccagcagcagaatgctccgcaacagcagcagggcgGCAACATGGGCGGCAACATGAACGGGCTCAATCTCGGTGGCATGAACATGAACATGAATATGGGCCAGCAaaaccagcagcagcagcagcagcaaacgccccagcagcagcaaaacACGCCCCAGCAGCCCAATCAGATGATGAACATGAACATGACCATGGGCATGATGCCCCAGGGCCAGAATCAGAACCAGGGCCAGGGTCAGGGCCAAGGTCAGGGCCAGAGTCAGGGACAAaaccagggccagggccagaaccagggccagaaccagggccagaaccagggccAAAGCCAGAGTcaaaaccaacaacagaaccagaaccaatcacaaggccaaggccaaggccaacaaACCCAAGGGCAGCCACCAACACAAGCGCTCATCAACTTTCTACAGGCCCAGGGCATTGCGCCCACGCCCCAGACGGTCCAGATGTTCCAGTCGATGCCCCGcgagcaacagcagcagtacatTGCGATGCACCGCAAGCAGCGGGCGgcccagcaacagaagCAACAGGCCGCCGCTCAACAGCAGCGCATGATGCAGGGTCAGGCAACTCAGGGAATGGGAGCACAGGGAATGGGAGCGCAGGGAGGAATGGGAGCGCAGCCGCAGGGGCAGCAGGGACAGCCCCAGGGCCAGAATCAGAACCAGGGCCAAGGACAGCAGGGTCAGCAGGGTCAACAAGGTCAACAAGGCCAGCAaggccaacaacaaggccaGCCAGGTCAACCCGGACAAGGAAACATGCGAatgtctgctgctcagaTCCAGGCCGCTGCCCAGATCCAGGCCGCAACCCAGGCGGGCCAGGCAGCAGCGATGCGGATCGACGTGCGAAACCTGCCCATTCCGCAGCAGATTCTTGACGAGATCCCCGTGGTGCCCAAGGGTGTCAACACGTGGGCGCAGATCcacgagctgctcaagaatGAAACGATTCCCAAGTCTGCCATGTCCGCCATCAAGAGCGCGCACCAGACGCACACCCGGTGGGTTCAGATGCGGATGCGACAGCGacaggcccagcagcagcaggctgcGCAGCAGGGAGGAATGGGAGGCATGTCCCAGAGTCAGCAAGGCGGAGTGCCTCAGGGCCAGCAGGTTGGTCAGCCACAgggaggtcaaggaggtaTGTCTGGTGGACACATGCAGATGAAGCCCCAGGGCCAGGCACAGGGCGTTCAGCAGCAACGGATGATGCAGCAACAGAACCAGGGCCAAggccagggccagcagcagcagcagcagcagcaacccCAAGCTCACCGCCAGGCTCAGCATATTGATCTGACCGGTGGCACCGGGGGTTTTGTGTCACCGCAGATCAAGACCACGCCCAATATGGCATCTCAGCAGCTGCAAAGTCAGCAACAGCCCCACGTCAAGACGACGccgcagctccagcagcccgCCATCTCCCCCATGATGGCCACAGCTCCCCCCGGAGGAGCAGCCACGGCGGCAGGAGTCGCGGCAGCACAGGCGGCGACCAAGAACCCCACCGCCGCCAATCCCgcagcagcgacagcagGTCGCCCGGCTGACGGCACAATTCCGACCATGCCGGGCACTCTACCAATCAGGGAGGCCGACCGGCAGCGACTGCAGCAGATTTATGAGGAGGCATCGCGGATCCCGGTGCAGCTGCACAACTTCAACGACCAGCTGTCGCCCGAGCAGAAACGGCACATTCAGGAACACATCCAAACGGTGCACACCATGTACCAACGGATCGACCAGCTAGCGCCCATGTTCTTTTTTCTGTCCAAGAACCCCACCGCGACCCAGCGGCTCATCCAGCTCAAATGCATGTTCaaggagcagctcgagGGTCTGCGCCAGGGCAACTATCTCACCACGCCGCAGATTTTGGAAAAGACAAAGTACGAAATCAACCGGTACTTCACGTTTGTGCGAGACAACCTGCAGCAGCGGCGACCGGGAGGTCAGGGTCAGGGTGCACAGCAGCCGGGACAGCCGGGCCAGCAACCCGGTATTCAGCCTGGTGTTCAGTCTGGGCAGCAGGTTCCTCAACAGCTTGGTCAGCAGCCTGGTGTTCAGGGTCAGCCTGGACAAGGTCCTCAAGGCCAACCTCAGCCCACAGGAATGCCTCCTCAGGCTGGCATGAACATGAACATGCAGAACATGATGATGCAGaagcagcaacagcagcagcaacagcaaggAGGCCCCCAGATGATGGGCATGATGCCTGGTCAACAGGGCCAGCAGGGACCAGGACCACAGGGCCAGATGAACCCCATGATGCAGCGAaagatgcagcagcagcaacaacaacagcagcagcagcaacagggAAATATGCCCGACCAAGCAGGCCAGATTCCCCAGCAGGGCGGAGTTCCCCAGGGACAAATGCCTCCTCAGCAGACTCAGATGCCCCAGGGAGGTCTTCCTCAGGGAGGTATGCCCCAGGTGCCTCCCGGTCAGCAGCCGAATgcacagcaacagcagttTTTCatgcaacagcagcagttccGGCCTGGCCAACAAGGCCCCGGAGGTCCTCAGCAGGGCCCTGGCCCCCAGCAGGGTCCTCAGCAGGGTCCTCAGCAGGGTCCAGGCCCCCAGCAAGGTCCCCAACAGGGTCCTGCACCTCAACAGGGTCCTGGAGGCCCCCCTCAGCCTGGACAGCCCGGAAACTTCATGTTCAACCAAATGTACATGCAGGGAGGGGCCCCTGGCATGTCTCAGGGCGGTCCTCCAGGTGCTATGCCACAGGTAGGTCCCGGTGCGATGCCACAGACTGTTCCTGGCACCAACCTCCCTCCCGGCGCTGCTCTTCCTCTCGGAGCTTTCCCTCCCGGAGTCACTTCGACTCCTCCGCTGTCATCCACGCAGCCCGTCGCCAAGGTCTCGCCCAAGGATAAGCGAGGTGGTGCCAAGCCCGCGGCACGGGGCAAGAAGGTGTCTGCCAACAGCACACCGATTCCGGCGGCGGCAACCACCCCTTCAGGTGGGCCCGGCAAGGCGTCGCCTTCGGGCGTGCCGACCTACTCGGCCACCGGCCCCAATCTGGCACCCGACCAGCTCAAGATGCCCGCCACGCGCAAGCGCAAGTCCTCGGCCGGGCTTGACGACAAGCGCAGCCCCATGCCGCCGGCGAAGAAGGaaaagctggaggaggccaaggtgCGGGAGACGTCGGAGAttgccgccaagaaggagcagctgcagcGCGAGAACCCGCTCGGCTTTTTCATCTCTTCGCTGGGCGAGGCGCTGGACGTGCctgccgaggagattgCGGCGTTTGGCGGCGTCTCCTTCAAGGTGGGCGGAAAGAACCCGTCGGCGCTGGTGGCGGGCAATCCTGGCGTGGTGGCCGCCGCCGCCAATGGTGTGAATGGAACGCCAGGTCCTGCTGCCGGTCCCGCCGTCGCTGCCGCCACCGCTGCCGCTGCGGGCTTCACTCCTGGCACGGCAGCAGCCGCCGGAGCCGGAGCGGGCTCTGGTCTTGGTCTGACCCCGTCGTCTCTGCTTAAAACGCCCATGCCGTTCGACAAGGGCACAGCAGCCAGCACCGGCGACTTGGCGGGTTCCACTGGCggtgcttcttcttcgtcctcCATCGAGACGGCCGTGGCCGCGGTTCCATGGACGGGTCTGGTGTCTGCTGCGAGCCTCAAGTCCGCATTCCAAGCGCTGGAGTGTTTCAAGGTGTCTGAGGTGCAGTTCCTGACGCCGCCCGAGGAGCACAACAAGCTGCCCAAGAgcaaggaggtcaagacAGAGAACcccaaggacgacaaggtgcCTGTTCCTAAGCTCAATGGCGCGCAACTCTTTTCCTCCGGCGACAACATGTGGGATTTCGACTCCATTGCCAACGGGGTCAGTCAGGAGGATCTGGACAAGGAGTTCTGGACCTTTGAAATGTAG